The following proteins are co-located in the Paludibaculum fermentans genome:
- a CDS encoding FRG domain-containing protein, giving the protein MTKKIVVAGLDAFRRSLRDAMTQLDLDAFRTKPWFRGHSDVAYKLLPGLFRNDANPPEEWNMFAYFLNDGSSLLDRGINSWEALAFMQHHGLPTRLLDWSGSLQTALFFATAHQFRRDEVPSSPCVWVMNPYQLNQISARSKQHYVIYDETDRISFDYLDSIRTGQWPRKMPVAIAAPWRNRRVMAQQGSFTAHGSDPRPIESIPALKGCIRRVDIDPALVPAIREDLAIQGFNHFQAFPDLDGLAQRLRYQLMLR; this is encoded by the coding sequence ATGACGAAAAAGATTGTCGTGGCGGGCCTGGATGCGTTCCGCCGGAGTTTGCGCGATGCGATGACCCAGCTCGACCTGGATGCTTTCCGCACGAAACCCTGGTTCCGCGGCCACTCCGACGTCGCTTACAAGCTCCTGCCCGGCCTGTTTCGCAATGACGCCAACCCGCCGGAGGAGTGGAACATGTTTGCCTACTTCCTCAACGACGGGTCGTCCCTGTTGGACCGGGGCATCAACTCGTGGGAAGCACTCGCCTTCATGCAACACCACGGGCTGCCTACGCGGCTGCTCGACTGGTCGGGTTCCCTGCAGACCGCGCTCTTCTTCGCAACCGCGCATCAATTCCGGCGCGATGAGGTGCCGTCCAGCCCCTGCGTCTGGGTCATGAATCCTTACCAGTTGAATCAGATCTCGGCCAGGTCCAAACAGCACTACGTGATCTACGACGAGACCGACCGCATCTCCTTCGACTACCTGGACTCGATCCGCACCGGCCAATGGCCTCGCAAAATGCCGGTGGCGATTGCCGCGCCCTGGCGGAACCGGCGCGTGATGGCCCAGCAGGGCAGCTTTACCGCGCACGGCAGCGATCCCCGGCCCATCGAGAGCATTCCGGCCCTAAAAGGCTGCATCCGGCGCGTGGATATCGATCCGGCCCTGGTGCCCGCCATTCGGGAAGACCTCGCTATCCAGGGGTTCAATCACTTCCAGGCATTCCCTGACCTGGACGGCCTGGCCCAGCGCCTGCGCTACCAGTTGATGCTGCGCTGA
- a CDS encoding PIG-L family deacetylase, translating to MMKTRVQCHSAHLTALFVAVSVLFALPARAEVRKPTGAAALEKQLEGLRVVGSVLMIAAHPDDENTALLAYCAQGRKYRTAYLSLTRGEGGQNLIGSEQGDLLGVIRTQELLAARRVDGAEQFFSRAIDFGFSKTAKETLEKWGREQVLSDVVWVIRRYRPDVIFLRFSGTPRDGHGHHQSSSILGKEAFKLAADPTAFPEQLKYVQPWQAKRIMWNGFSFNRQQEQEMDKMPDRLMVDTGEFDPVLGLSYGELAGISRSQHRSQGMGSPERKGAAPNYLFLYGGDPAKQDFMDGVDTSWNRLPGGAAVQKALDEALAAYSMESPEKVIAPLLKARKLIAAIDQPDARRKLSDLDEALAMAAGLWLEVSAAKAEATPGSSVTLNLTAVSRGHAKVELEGVKAGDAVSFAGAALAYNQPHTAKADWQVPETAPLTQPLQLRKQRTGNLYTIADQRKIGLAEDEPVLTAKFRVKIEGESIELSRPVENRYVDRVRGELARPLIIVPPVSLKLSETALLFAERKARPVTVEVVARHPNQSGSVSLQAPAGWQVEPAENPFQLAEAGQMVTVTFQVTPPAATARAEIRASARIGNLAIANGMTQLTYDHIPIQTIFPAAKTPVVRVDAKVSAKRVGYVMGAGDEVPAALKELGCEVTFLEAGDLAHGDLSRFDAIVTGVRAWNVREDLRTSHERLRQYMEAGGTVVVQYNILDGTFLSTEQGTVKNMGPFPIKLGRDRTTVEEAPVQFLKPDDRLLQIPNTITPADFDGWVQERALYFPSEWDPKYTPLLETHDPGEAVQKGGLLYARVGKGAYVFTCYSWFRQLPAGVPGAYRIFANLVSAGR from the coding sequence ATGATGAAGACTCGCGTGCAGTGCCACTCTGCCCATCTGACCGCGCTTTTTGTGGCGGTTTCGGTTTTATTCGCCCTACCCGCGCGGGCTGAAGTCCGCAAGCCGACAGGGGCGGCCGCGCTCGAGAAACAGTTGGAAGGACTGCGCGTGGTCGGCAGCGTCCTCATGATCGCCGCCCATCCTGACGACGAGAATACGGCTCTGCTGGCCTATTGCGCCCAGGGCCGGAAGTATCGCACCGCCTACCTCTCGCTGACGCGAGGCGAAGGCGGGCAGAATCTCATCGGCAGCGAGCAGGGCGACCTGCTCGGCGTCATCCGCACCCAGGAACTGCTGGCCGCCCGCCGCGTGGATGGAGCCGAGCAGTTCTTCTCCCGTGCCATCGATTTCGGCTTCTCGAAGACAGCCAAAGAGACCCTGGAGAAGTGGGGCCGCGAGCAGGTCCTCTCCGACGTGGTCTGGGTGATCCGCCGCTACCGCCCTGACGTCATCTTCCTGAGGTTTTCCGGCACGCCGCGCGACGGCCACGGCCATCACCAGTCATCCTCCATCCTGGGCAAGGAAGCCTTCAAACTCGCCGCCGATCCCACGGCCTTTCCGGAGCAGTTGAAATACGTCCAGCCCTGGCAGGCCAAGCGCATCATGTGGAACGGCTTCAGCTTCAACCGCCAACAGGAGCAGGAGATGGACAAGATGCCGGACCGGCTGATGGTCGACACCGGCGAATTTGATCCTGTGCTTGGTCTCTCCTATGGTGAGCTCGCCGGCATCAGCCGCAGCCAGCATCGCAGCCAGGGCATGGGCTCGCCCGAGCGCAAAGGCGCCGCCCCGAACTATCTCTTCCTGTATGGCGGGGACCCGGCCAAGCAGGATTTCATGGACGGGGTAGACACCTCCTGGAACCGGCTGCCCGGCGGGGCCGCGGTGCAGAAAGCCCTCGACGAGGCCTTGGCCGCCTATTCGATGGAGTCGCCCGAGAAGGTTATCGCCCCGCTGTTGAAGGCCCGCAAACTGATCGCCGCCATCGATCAACCGGACGCCCGCCGGAAGCTCTCTGATCTCGACGAGGCGCTCGCCATGGCGGCCGGTCTCTGGCTGGAAGTGAGCGCCGCGAAGGCGGAGGCGACACCCGGCAGTTCCGTGACCCTGAATCTCACAGCGGTCAGCCGCGGCCACGCCAAGGTCGAACTGGAGGGCGTGAAGGCGGGTGACGCAGTTTCCTTCGCCGGCGCCGCGCTGGCGTACAACCAGCCGCACACCGCCAAGGCCGACTGGCAGGTGCCCGAAACCGCGCCGCTGACTCAGCCGCTTCAGCTGCGGAAGCAGCGCACCGGCAACCTCTACACGATCGCCGATCAACGCAAGATCGGCTTGGCGGAAGACGAGCCGGTGCTCACCGCGAAGTTCCGCGTGAAGATTGAAGGCGAGTCGATCGAACTCAGCCGGCCGGTGGAGAACCGCTACGTTGACCGTGTACGCGGCGAGCTGGCGCGCCCGCTCATCATCGTGCCGCCGGTTTCGCTGAAGCTCTCCGAGACCGCACTGCTGTTCGCCGAGCGCAAGGCGCGGCCGGTGACGGTGGAAGTCGTGGCCCGTCATCCCAACCAGTCGGGCTCAGTGTCGCTGCAGGCCCCAGCCGGCTGGCAGGTGGAGCCGGCCGAGAACCCGTTCCAACTGGCCGAGGCGGGCCAGATGGTCACCGTGACGTTCCAGGTGACGCCGCCTGCCGCCACCGCCCGCGCGGAGATTCGCGCCAGCGCCCGCATCGGCAACCTGGCCATTGCGAACGGTATGACGCAGTTGACCTACGATCACATTCCCATCCAGACAATTTTTCCGGCGGCTAAGACCCCGGTGGTGCGTGTGGATGCGAAGGTCAGCGCCAAGCGGGTGGGTTATGTGATGGGTGCAGGCGACGAGGTTCCGGCCGCGCTGAAGGAACTCGGCTGCGAGGTCACGTTTCTGGAGGCCGGCGACCTGGCTCACGGCGATCTCAGCCGTTTCGACGCAATTGTGACCGGCGTACGGGCCTGGAATGTGCGCGAGGATCTCCGCACCAGCCACGAGCGGCTGCGGCAGTACATGGAGGCCGGCGGCACCGTTGTCGTGCAGTACAACATCCTGGATGGCACTTTCCTCAGCACGGAGCAGGGCACTGTGAAGAACATGGGTCCGTTCCCCATCAAGCTGGGCCGCGATCGCACGACGGTGGAAGAGGCGCCCGTGCAGTTCCTCAAGCCCGACGATCGCCTGCTGCAGATCCCGAACACCATTACTCCGGCCGATTTCGACGGCTGGGTGCAGGAACGCGCCCTCTACTTCCCCTCCGAATGGGATCCCAAGTATACTCCGCTGCTGGAGACTCACGATCCCGGCGAGGCCGTGCAAAAGGGCGGCCTGCTGTATGCCCGGGTGGGCAAGGGCGCCTACGTCTTCACCTGCTACTCCTGGTTCCGGCAACTGCCGGCTGGTGTGCCGGGCGCCTATCGAATCTTCGCGAATCTGGTCAGCGCCGGCCGCTGA
- a CDS encoding sodium:solute symporter — MRPLDWLVMVCALAGVVLYGLYRSRGSNTTSGYLLANKTMPWYAMALSIMATQASAITFISTTGQSYVDGMRFVQFYFGLPVAMILVAAVAVPRFLNSGVYTAYEYLERRFDSKTRTLVSAVFLAQRGLGVGVALSAPSVVLTAILGWPDQWTALIVGVVVIAYTVTGGITAITWADFIQMLIMSVGLVVALTAAIALLPSNVSFGDAVAVAGAASRLNPVVWKFDPSDRYNVWSGLIGGMFLMLAYFGCDQSQVQRYLTGKSVSQSRLSLLFNAVVKIPMQFFILFIGAMVFVFFTFEKPPILFNKVALARVEQKAEFPQIQGAYDRAFDHRKAAAQDIVNARRASDPEAETRGVERFKTAQKELDGTRKEAAHLAADGNGTVIDTNYIFLTFVTKYLPAGLVGLLLAAIFGAAMSVSSAEINSLATVSVIDVYKRHWKSNGDDHHYLRASQWATAFWGVYAVITAQFAKNLGSLVEAVNLLGSFFYGGLLGVFALAFFFPRVKGTAAFLGVLGGEVAIFATWKFTNVAFLWYNVVGCVGVVGLGLLFSLFVKEDTKGQA; from the coding sequence GTGAGGCCGCTCGATTGGCTGGTGATGGTCTGCGCGCTGGCGGGTGTCGTTCTTTACGGCCTCTACCGCTCACGCGGCAGCAATACGACGTCCGGTTACCTGTTGGCCAACAAGACGATGCCCTGGTACGCCATGGCTTTGTCGATCATGGCTACGCAGGCCAGTGCGATCACCTTCATCTCGACCACGGGGCAGAGCTACGTGGACGGCATGCGCTTCGTCCAGTTCTACTTCGGCCTGCCCGTGGCGATGATCCTGGTGGCGGCCGTGGCCGTGCCCCGCTTCCTCAACAGCGGCGTCTACACGGCTTACGAGTACCTGGAGCGCCGCTTTGACTCGAAGACCCGGACCCTGGTGAGCGCGGTATTCCTGGCCCAGCGCGGCCTGGGCGTCGGTGTGGCCCTCTCCGCCCCTTCCGTGGTCCTCACCGCGATCCTGGGCTGGCCCGACCAGTGGACCGCCCTCATCGTCGGCGTCGTGGTCATTGCCTATACGGTGACGGGTGGAATCACCGCCATCACCTGGGCCGATTTCATCCAGATGCTGATCATGAGCGTCGGCCTCGTGGTCGCCCTCACGGCCGCCATCGCCCTGCTGCCTTCGAATGTCAGCTTCGGGGATGCCGTGGCCGTAGCCGGCGCGGCCAGCCGCCTGAACCCGGTCGTCTGGAAGTTCGATCCCAGCGACCGCTACAACGTCTGGAGCGGCCTCATCGGCGGCATGTTCCTGATGCTGGCCTACTTCGGCTGCGATCAGAGCCAGGTGCAGCGCTACCTTACGGGCAAGAGCGTCTCGCAGAGCCGCCTCAGCCTGCTGTTCAACGCCGTCGTCAAGATTCCGATGCAGTTCTTCATCCTTTTCATCGGAGCCATGGTCTTCGTCTTCTTTACCTTCGAGAAGCCGCCCATCCTGTTCAACAAGGTGGCGCTCGCCCGGGTGGAACAGAAGGCGGAGTTCCCGCAGATCCAGGGCGCTTACGATCGCGCCTTCGACCACCGCAAGGCGGCCGCCCAGGACATCGTGAATGCCCGCCGGGCCAGCGATCCCGAGGCGGAGACGCGGGGCGTGGAGCGCTTCAAGACGGCGCAGAAGGAGCTGGACGGAACCCGCAAAGAGGCCGCGCACCTCGCCGCGGACGGCAACGGCACGGTCATCGACACCAACTACATCTTCCTGACCTTTGTGACGAAGTATCTGCCCGCGGGACTGGTGGGCTTGCTGCTGGCCGCGATCTTCGGGGCCGCCATGTCGGTGAGTTCGGCCGAGATCAACTCTCTCGCCACGGTCTCAGTGATCGACGTCTACAAGCGCCACTGGAAGTCGAACGGCGACGACCACCACTACCTGCGCGCCTCGCAATGGGCGACCGCCTTCTGGGGTGTGTATGCCGTGATCACGGCTCAGTTCGCGAAGAACCTGGGCTCCCTGGTGGAGGCCGTGAATCTGCTGGGGTCGTTCTTCTATGGCGGGCTGTTGGGTGTCTTCGCCCTGGCGTTCTTCTTCCCGCGAGTGAAGGGCACGGCGGCGTTCCTGGGTGTGCTGGGCGGGGAGGTCGCGATCTTCGCCACCTGGAAGTTCACCAATGTGGCCTTCCTCTGGTACAACGTGGTGGGCTGCGTCGGGGTTGTCGGCCTGGGCTTGCTCTTCTCTCTATTTGTGAAGGAAGACACGAAGGGCCAGGCATAG
- the glgC gene encoding glucose-1-phosphate adenylyltransferase — protein sequence MQLRVLSFVLAGGKGTRLYPLTKERAKPAVPFGGQYRIIDFVLSNLVNSGIHSIYVLIQFKSQSLLQHLRDGWEFSGILKDRYIIPVPAQMRSPGETWYRGTADAIFQNVNLIEQSDPHVVAVFGADHIYRMNIREMIEFHEQKRAQATVAAIPVPKEFASEFGVIEVAGDGRVIAFHEKNPDAPTMPGNPDMVLASMGNYIFSTGPLLKFLYEDSKMEKTSHDFGRDILPRWVSRGDVFAYDFQTNRIPGDPIGAPVYWRDVGNIDAYYEATMDLRMVTPALNLYNRQWPLRTASYDDPPPKFTFDEEGRRGSAVDSIVSAGSIFSGGMVRNSIIGRGVRIHTGSTVEDSIVFDNCDIGRRCKVRKAILDKNVHLAEDTVIGYDLEADKQKYHVTESGIVVVEGRRSRVQVSSIEV from the coding sequence TCACCAAGGAGCGAGCGAAGCCCGCCGTACCCTTCGGCGGCCAATACCGCATCATCGATTTCGTCCTCTCGAATCTGGTTAACTCCGGCATACATTCGATCTACGTCTTGATTCAATTCAAGAGCCAGTCGCTGCTGCAGCACCTGCGAGACGGATGGGAGTTCTCCGGAATCCTGAAGGACCGGTACATTATTCCTGTCCCGGCGCAGATGCGCTCGCCGGGTGAGACCTGGTACCGCGGCACGGCGGACGCGATCTTCCAGAATGTGAACCTGATCGAACAATCGGACCCGCATGTCGTGGCCGTGTTCGGCGCGGATCACATCTACAGAATGAACATCCGCGAGATGATCGAATTCCATGAACAGAAGCGGGCCCAGGCCACGGTCGCAGCGATCCCGGTGCCCAAGGAATTCGCCTCCGAGTTCGGAGTCATCGAGGTCGCGGGCGACGGCCGGGTGATCGCCTTCCACGAGAAGAATCCAGACGCGCCCACGATGCCCGGCAACCCGGACATGGTTCTGGCCTCGATGGGCAACTACATCTTCTCCACCGGTCCGCTGCTGAAGTTCCTATACGAAGACAGCAAGATGGAGAAGACCTCGCACGATTTCGGCCGCGACATCCTGCCCCGCTGGGTCAGCCGCGGGGATGTCTTCGCCTACGATTTCCAGACGAACCGGATTCCCGGGGACCCCATCGGCGCTCCGGTGTACTGGCGCGACGTCGGCAACATCGACGCCTATTACGAAGCCACCATGGATCTGCGCATGGTGACCCCGGCCTTGAATCTCTACAACCGCCAGTGGCCGCTGCGTACGGCCAGCTACGACGATCCGCCGCCCAAGTTCACGTTCGACGAAGAGGGACGCCGCGGCAGCGCGGTGGACTCCATCGTCTCGGCCGGTTCCATCTTCTCCGGCGGCATGGTGCGGAATTCGATCATTGGCCGCGGAGTGCGGATTCACACCGGGTCGACGGTGGAAGACTCCATCGTCTTCGACAACTGCGACATCGGGCGCCGCTGCAAGGTGCGCAAGGCGATTCTCGACAAGAACGTCCATCTGGCGGAGGATACGGTGATCGGCTACGATCTCGAGGCCGACAAGCAGAAGTATCACGTCACCGAGTCGGGCATCGTGGTAGTGGAAGGACGCCGTTCGCGCGTCCAGGTCAGTTCCATCGAAGTCTAG